One Actinomycetes bacterium genomic region harbors:
- a CDS encoding TylF/MycF/NovP-related O-methyltransferase, whose translation MRQTAKRLTRTTLQRLGLRVIREAGWQAHLRHEELLIEQLAGWCDQALPLGLLPRPGRSRLLARLQGTTVSEALYLLRCLHRSLPAGGDVCEFGVAQGFTSALLAGELLDSDRTLWLYDSFEGLSKPTGHDVLLDDICSLGSIDAYERAVAFGPDEVRSRLAEVGFPAERTRVVPGFLDETQTAAHLPALVCFAYLDMDLYEPTRIALALLHDRLAPGAHVVVDDYGFFSAGAKTAVDELVAARPGGYEVALPHGFAGRFCMLTRKGDPR comes from the coding sequence ATGAGGCAGACGGCGAAGCGGCTCACCAGGACCACGTTGCAGCGGCTCGGGCTCCGCGTCATCAGGGAGGCCGGCTGGCAGGCGCACCTCCGCCACGAGGAGCTGCTGATCGAGCAGCTCGCGGGCTGGTGCGACCAGGCCCTGCCGCTGGGGCTCCTGCCCCGGCCGGGCCGCAGCCGCCTGCTGGCCAGGCTGCAGGGGACCACCGTGAGCGAGGCCCTCTACCTGCTCCGCTGCCTGCACCGTTCGCTGCCGGCCGGCGGCGACGTGTGCGAGTTCGGCGTGGCCCAGGGGTTCACCTCGGCGCTGCTCGCGGGCGAACTGCTGGACAGCGACCGGACCCTGTGGCTCTACGACTCGTTCGAGGGCCTCTCCAAGCCGACCGGGCACGACGTGCTGCTGGACGACATCTGCTCGCTCGGGTCGATCGACGCGTACGAGCGCGCGGTCGCGTTCGGCCCCGACGAGGTCCGGTCCAGGCTCGCCGAGGTCGGCTTCCCGGCCGAGCGGACCCGGGTGGTGCCCGGCTTCCTGGACGAGACGCAGACCGCCGCCCACCTGCCCGCCCTGGTCTGCTTCGCCTACCTGGACATGGATCTCTACGAGCCGACCCGCATCGCGCTCGCGCTGCTCCACGACCGCCTCGCCCCCGGCGCCCACGTCGTGGTCGACGACTACGGGTTCTTCTCGGCCGGCGCCAAGACCGCGGTGGACGAGCTCGTCGCCGCGCGCCCCGGCGGTTACGAGGTGGCCCTGCCGCACGGGTTCGCCGGACGGTTCTGCATGCTCACCAGGAAGGGAGACCCCAGATGA